The following proteins are encoded in a genomic region of Brachypodium distachyon strain Bd21 chromosome 1, Brachypodium_distachyon_v3.0, whole genome shotgun sequence:
- the LOC100841819 gene encoding nudix hydrolase 18, mitochondrial — protein sequence MAVAMVARQGRDLQRYSASTGGRIVVGCVPYRVRGDGDGDGEVEVLVICSRKKGAGAGVMFPKGGWELDESMDEAARREALEEAGVRGEITGAPLGRWCYRSRRYDATYEGFMFPLRVTDELERWPEMSGRGRAWVTVAEAMDRCPHWWMREALQRFADRLDNGASDGGAANPMRLLDAAL from the coding sequence aTGGCGGTGGCGATGGTGGCGAGGCAGGGGCGCGATCTGCAGAGGTACAGCGCGAGCACGGGCGGGCGCATCGTGGTGGGCTGCGTGCCGTACCGCgtgcgcggcgacggcgacggcgacggcgaggtggaggTGCTGGTGATCTGCTCGCGGAAGAAGGGGGCCGGGGCGGGGGTGATGTTCCCCAAGGGCGGGTGGGAGCTGGACGAGTCCATGGACGAGGCGGCCCGGCGCGAGGCcctggaggaggccggcgtgCGCGGCGAGATCACGGGCGCCCCGCTGGGACGCTGGTGCTACCGCAGCCGCCGGTACGACGCCACCTACGAAGGGTTCATGTTCCCGCTGCGGGTCACGGACGAGCTGGAGCGCTGGCCCGAGATGTCCGGCCGCGGCAGGGCCTGGGTCACCGTGGCCGAGGCCATGGACCGGTGCCCGCACTGGTGGATGCGTGAGGCGCTCCAGCGGTTCGCCGACCGCCTCGACAACGGCgccagcgacggcggcgcggccaatCCGATGAGgctcctcgacgccgccttgtag